In Piliocolobus tephrosceles isolate RC106 chromosome 12, ASM277652v3, whole genome shotgun sequence, one DNA window encodes the following:
- the MAGEA9 gene encoding melanoma-associated antigen 9: MSFAQRSPRCKPDEDPEAQREDLGLMGAQDPTGEEQEATSSSDDEEEVSAAGSSSPPQSPQGGSSSSTSVYYTLWSQFDESSSSQEEEGPSTSVDLAHLEFMFQEVLKLKVAELVRFLLHKYRVKEPVTKAEMLESVIKNYKHYFPVIFGKASEFMQLIFGTEVQEVDPAGPSYILVTALGLSCDSILGNDHSMPKAALLIIILGVILTKDNCAPEEVIWEALSVMGVYVGMEHVFYGEPRKLLTQDWVQENYLEYRQVPGSDPACYEFLWGPRAHAETTYEQIINYLGMVNAREPICYPSLYEEAFGGEQEGV; this comes from the coding sequence ATGTCTTTTGCGCAGAGGAGTCCGCGCTGCAAGCCTGATGAAGACCCTGAAGCCCAAAGAGAGGACTTGGGCCTGATGGGTGCACAGGATCCCACAGGCGAGGAGCAGGAGGCTACCTCCTCCTCTGATGACGAGGAGGAGGTGTCCGCTGCTGGGTCATCAAGTCCTCCCCAGAGTCCTCAGGGAggctcttcctcctccacttccGTCTACTACACTTTATGGAGCCAATTCGATGAGAGCTCCAGCAGTCAAGAAGAGGAAGGGCCAAGCACCTCGGTCGACCTAGCTCACCTGGAGTTCATGTTCCAAGAAGTACTGAAATTGAAGGTGGCTGAGTTGGTTCGTTTCCTGCTCCACAAATACCGCGTCAAGGAGCCGGTCACAAAGGCAGAAATGCTGGAGAGTGTCATCAAAAATTACAAGCACTACTTTCCTGTGATCTTCGGCAAAGCCTCCGAGTTCATGCAGCTGATCTTTGGCACTGAGGTGCAGGAGGTGGACCCCGCCGGCCCCTCCTACATCCTTGTCACTGCTCTTGGCCTCTCATGCGATAGCATTCTGGGTAATGATCATAGCATGCCCAAGGCTGCCCTCCTGATCATTATCCTGGGTGTGATCTTAACCAAAGACAACTGCGCCCCCGAAGAGGTTATCTGGGAAGCGTTGAGTGTGATGGGGGTGTATGTTGGGATGGAGCACGTTTTCTATGGGGAGCCCAGGAAGCTGCTCACCCAAGATTGGGTGCAGGAAAACTACCTGGAGTACCGGCAGGTGCCCGGCAGTGATCCTGCATGCTACGAGTTCCTGTGGGGTCCAAGGGCCCACGCTGAAACCACCTATGAGCAGATCAtaaattatttgggcatggtcAATGCAAGAGAGCCCATTTGCTACCCATCCCTTTATGAAGAGGCTTTCGGAGGGGAACAAGAGGGAGTCTGA